From the genome of Impatiens glandulifera chromosome 9, dImpGla2.1, whole genome shotgun sequence, one region includes:
- the LOC124914679 gene encoding 18S rRNA (guanine-N(7))-methyltransferase RID2-like has product MSRPEVQAPPEIFYNDDEARKYTSSSRIIDIQEQLTGRALELLALPNDGIPRLLLDIGCGSGLSGETLSENGHQWIGMDISQSMLNVALEREVEGDLVLADMGEGLGLRTGVLDGAISISAVQWLCNADKSYHEPRLRLKAFFDTLYRSLARGARAVLQVYPKDIAQRELILGSAMRVGFSGGVVIDFPHSTKRRKEYIVLTCGPPSLSTVTPKAKEEECCSEDDDDDDSDISGDLGNQTVSNSDRHRRKKRKLTKKGKGKEWVIRKKEQMRRKGNAVPSDSKYTARKRKDRF; this is encoded by the exons ATGTCGAGGCCCGAAGTGCAAGCGCCTCCCGAGATATTCTACAACGATGATGAAGCTCGCAAATACACTTCGTCTTCACGTATAATCGATATTCAG GAACAACTCACAGGGAGGGCTCTGGAACTTCTTGCTTTGCCCAATGATGGAATTCCTAGATTGCTGCTTGATATTG GTTGTGGATCAGGACTTAGTGGAGAGACATTGTCTGAGAATGGTCACCAGTGGATTGGCATGGATATTTCACAGTCAATGCTTA ATGTTGCATTAGAACGGGAAGTGGAAGGAGACCTTGTACTTGCTGACATGGGTGAG gGTTTGGGACTTCGAACTGGAGTTCTTGATGGTGCCATCAGCATTTCGGCTGTTCAG TGGTTATGCAATGCTGACAAGTCATATCATGAGCCTCGTCTCCGACTGAA GGCTTTCTTTGATACTCTATATAGAAGTTTGGCAAGAGGAGCAAGAGCAGTTTTACAAGTATATCCAAAGGACATTGCCCAGCGTGAACTAATACTCGGTTCTGCTATGCGTGTTGGATTTTCTGGTGGTGTTGTTATTGACTTCCCTCACAG TACAAAAAGGAGAAAAGAATACATTGTGCTTACTTGTGGACCCCCATCATTGAGCACTGTCACCCCAAAAGCAAAAGAGGAAGAATGTTGTTCGGAAGACGATGACGACGACGATAGTGACATAAGCGGAGATCTAGGAAATCAGACA GTCTCAAACTCGGATAGGCAtaggagaaaaaagagaaagttAACAAAGAAGGGGAAGGGAAAAGAATGGGTCATTCGGAAGAAGGAACAGATGAGGAGGAAAGGGAATGCTGTTCCATCAGATTCAAAGTACACAGCACGCAAAAGGAAAGATCGATTCTGA